A region from the Toxotes jaculatrix isolate fToxJac2 chromosome 2, fToxJac2.pri, whole genome shotgun sequence genome encodes:
- the senp1 gene encoding sentrin-specific protease 1 produces the protein MLNKIYEWIETSFANLRNGVPAAEHSDAHQAPGDGQMRRKRPLECLEDGHNIDQDGLMIKKSRMGDLIDTVKIAAEGVKSQSSSVATWMKNNVSPTLRNMLPASPGPPPGEPQPSTSTAAWAGRPIAERNSLTETFAAPSTTLEWKTSKSEWLRNEKSIMGSKVCRRQMCLSSTHREVPKTNGHSVNLSPSVTPKLHSPRLGRPLNLRPYGIPSFCSGPGITSTSCTSMYEKTFPIKVVQSPTHSTSSSRKHRTRLYCTAQESVREEEKEVYRQLLTMVSGGQSSFLHNGSSHAIVRSHRDFTSFLTTSRRLLQFSSPTGSAAGGTSEETSSPPSPRGMSSQSSSNLPSPVGTSSRPGIQTWSLDMDLSSSRAATLTSAPSPSALLDNSSQDTQSSAHDGDSVIIVNEQKGKKQDSSSVPCFQAELWIKELTSMYDSRARERRRHIEEQEALAAQLLRQRLSEEGQRSPDVEVRVRVPLEKEVPLTPVTEQPRPLEEKPEFPELTAEMEAEVNRVLRGGSPHEVLSEGFGLSLTRKDLHTLSNLNWLNDEVINFYMNLLVERSKDPSLPSVNTFNTFFYPKLRRSGYAAVRRWTKKMDIFSKDILLVPVHLGVHWCLSVVDFRKKAIMYFDSMGGNNDEACQILFEYLQQESKDKKGKELDTSGWTLHSKKRNEIPQQMNGSDCGMFTCKYADYITKDKPITFTQKHMPYFRRRMVWEIVNHKLL, from the exons ATGTTGAATAAAATCTACGAATGGATAGAAACGAGCTTTGCCAATCTTCGCAATGGTGTACCAGCTGCGGAGCACTCAGATGCACACCAGGCACCGGGAGATGGtcagatgaggaggaaaagacCACTTGAATG TTTGGAAGATGGACATAACATCGACCAAGATGGCTTAATGATAAAGAAATCGCGAATGG GGGATCTTATTGACACAGTCAAGATAGCAGCTGAAGGGGTTAAGAGTCAGAGTTCCAGTGTGGCTACATGGATGAAGAACAATGTAAGCCCTACCTTGAGAAATATGCTGCCTGCCTCCCCGGGACCTCCACCTGGAGAGCCACAGCCCTCAACATCAACAGCAGCCTGGGCAGGAAGGCCG ATTGCTGAAAGGAACTCTCTGACTGAGACGTTTGCTGCTCCCTCAACAACTCTGGAGTGGAAAACATCCAAATCTG AATGGTTGCGTAATGAGAAGTCCATTATGGGATCAAAAGTCTGCAGGCGACAAATGTGCTTGAGTTCTACACATCGTGAAGTGCCAAAAACAAATGGGCATTCAGTCAACTTGTCACCCTCTGTCACCCCTAAATTGCACTCTCCACGGCTAGGCAGACCCCTAAACCTCCGACCATATGGAATACCAAG TTTCTGTAGCGGACCCGGTATCACAAGCACCTCCTGTACCAGCATGTATGAGAAGACGTTTCCCATCAAAGTGGTGCAGAGCCCAACACACAGCACCTCGTCTAGCCGCAAACACCGGACCCGGCTCTATTGCACAGCACAGGAG TCTGTTcgtgaagaggagaaagaggtcTACAGGCAGCTTCTGACCATGGTCTCTGGTGGTCAGTCGTCTTTCCTTCACAACGGCAGCTCACATGCTATTGTGAGGTCACACAGAGATTT CACCAGCTTCCTGACCACCAGCCGCAGACTGCTACAGTTCTCTTCCCCTACTGgatcagcagcaggaggaactTCAGAGGAAACCAGCAGCCCACCCAGCCCAAGAGGGATGTCAAGCCAGAGCTCAAGCAACCTGCCGAGCCCAGTGGGGACCTCCAGCAGGCCAGGGATCCAGACATGGTCTCTGGATATGGACCTCAGCTCTAGCAGAGCAGCTACTCTCACATCAGCTCCCTCACCATCTGCTCTGCTGGATAACTCCTCTCAGGACACACAGTCATCAG CTCACGATGGTGACTCTGTAATTATTGTAAATGAGCAAAAGGGTAAAAAGCAAGACAGCTCAAG TGTGCCATGTTTCCAAGCTGAGTTATGGATCAAAGAATT AACTAGTATGTACGACTCTCGGGCAAGAGAAAGACGGAGACACATAGAAGAGCAGGAGGCCCTGGCTGCCCAGTTGCTGCGACAG CGGTTATCTGAAGAGGGGCAACGCAGCCCTGATGTGGAGGTCCGTGTTCGAGTTCCTTTGGAGAAGGAGGTTCCTTTGACTCCAGTGACAGAACAACCACGGCCTTTGGAAGAGAAACCAGAATTCCCTGAACTTACAGCG GAAATGGAGGCTGAGGTGAACCGGGTGCTGAGAGGAGGTAGTCCTCATGAAGTATTAAGTGAAGGTTTTGGTCTCAGCCTTACACGCAAAGACCTTCACACCCTCAGTAACCTCAACTGGCTGAATGACGAA gTGATCAATTTTTACATGAACCTTCTGGTCGAGCGCAGCAAGGACCCCAGCCTGCCATCAGTCAATAcattcaacacttttttttatccgAAGCTGCGCAGGAGTGGCTACGCTGCTGTCCGCCGCTGGACCAAAAAGATGGACATCTTTTCTAAAGACATCCTGTTGGTTCCTGTCCACTTGGGGGTGCACTGGTGCCTCTCT GTGGTGGATTTCCGCAAAAAGGCTATTATGTACTTTGATTCTATGGGAGGAAACAATGACGAAGCATGCCAAATATTGTT TGAATACCTGCAGCAGGAGAGTAAGGACAAGAAAGGCAAAGAACTGGATACCTCAGGCTGGACTCTGCACAGCAAAAAGCGCAAT gaAATCCCTCAGCAGATGAATGGTAGCGACTGTGGAATGTTCACATGCAAATATGCAGATTACATTACCAAAGACAAGCcaatcacattcacacag aaacacatgccCTACTTCAGAAGAAGGATGGTTTGGGAGATTGTGAACCATAAGCTGTTGTGA
- the LOC121188995 gene encoding protein lifeguard 2-like, translated as MTQGKLSLANKTSNGSSSGEALVAPAPPSYEEATAGTSAPCYNDVEMLTEFTWDDRNIRRVFIRKVYTILMIQLLVTLAIVALFTFCDPVKDYIQTNPGWYWASYAVFFVTYLTLSCCSAPRRQFPWNLILLAIFTLSLSYMTGMLSSFYNTKSVVMCLGITAAVCLLVTVFSFQTKFDVTSYQGVLFVFCMVMFISGLVLALVLPFQYVPWLDAIFAVLGAILFTMFLAFDTQLLMGNKRYTMSPEEYVFATLNIYLDIIYIFSFFLQIFGTKRD; from the exons ATGACACAGGGCAAG CTGTCACTTGCAAACAAGACCTCCAATGGCTCCTCCAGTGGAGAGGCCTTGGTGGCACCAGCTCCTCCCAGTTATGAGGAAGCCACTGCAG GCACCAGTGCTCCTTGCTACAATGACGTGGAGATGCTCACAGAGTTCACCTGGGATGATCGCAACATCAGGAGGGTCTTCATCCGTAAG GTGTACACCATTTTGATGATCCAGCTTTTGGTCACTCTTGCTATTGTGGCTCTTTTCACCTTCTG TGACCCTGTGAAGGACTACATTCAAACCAACCCTGGGTGGTACTGGGCCTCTTA TGCTGTGTTCTTTGTCACCTATCTCACCCTGTCTTGCTGCTCTGCACCAAG GAGACAGTTTCCATGGAATCTGATTCTTCTTGCCATCTTT accctctccctctcctacATGACAGGGATGTTGTCCAG tttctaTAACACCAAGTCAGTGGTGATGTGCTTGGgaatcacagcagctgtttgtctcCTGGTCACAGTCTTCAGCTTCCAAACTAAG TTTGATGTGACATCATACCAAGGTGTGCTCTTCGTCTTCTGCATGGTCATGTTCATCTCTGGCCTGGTGCTGGCACTTGTCCTTCCCTTTCAATAT GTACCATGGTTGGATGCCATCTTTGCTGTCTTGGGAGCCATACTATTTACAATG tttttGGCGTTTGACACCCAACTCCTCATGGGGAACAAGAGGTACACCATGAGTCCAGAGGAATATGTCTTCGCCACTCTCAACATCTACCTAGATATCATCTAtatcttctccttcttcctccaaATTTTTGGAACAAAACGAGATTAA
- the mfsd5 gene encoding molybdate-anion transporter has product MLVTAYLAIIFLLALCVALELTARRLTPPQSTPTAVANPAFRRFQSIFLRAYLLALWADWLQGPYLYKLYRHYSFLESQIAILYVCGLASCVLFAPFSAWLPQALGRRQTCLLFCLSYSACCLTKLSRDYFVLIVGRVLGGLSTSLLTTSFEAWYVHRHVDVHDFPKEWIPSTFTKAATWNHGLAVGAGLVANLLAEWLHLGPVAPFLLAVPCLVCCGWLVLTDWGKEEAEGGSEGDKQTLLLGTPNGGVTRLSAKARFSRSCHEGLRCLLSDRRVMLLGGVQALFESVLYIFVFLWTPVLDPHGPPLGIVFSCLMAASMAGSLLYRLATSTRYRLQPGHVLCLAVLMAFFSLFMLTFSTAPGQPRPNESFLAFLLLELACGLYFPAVSFLQGRVIPEEKRAGVLSWFRLPLHLLACLGLLALHGEVSGTGGGEGGSGTRHMFGGCAVMMLAALMSVVSLFTLGRNDTDLRLEGTRGEGEMY; this is encoded by the coding sequence ATGTTGGTGACAGCGTATCTTGCCATCATTTTCCTGCTTGCCCTGTGTGTTGCCCTTGAGCTCACAGCACGCCGCCTCACCCCACCTCAGTCTACTCCTACTGCTGTAGCCAACCCAGCCTTCCGTCGCTTCCAGAGTATATTCCTCCGGGCATACCTTTTGGCTTTGTGGGCAGACTGGCTCCAGGGTCCTTACCTCTACAAACTTTACCGTCACTACAGCTTCCTGGAATCCCAAATAGCCATCTTATATGTGTGTGGCCTggcttcctgtgttttgtttgctccCTTTTCAGCCTGGCTCCCTCAGGCCTTGGGCCGCAGACAGACATGTCTTCTCTTCTGCCTGTCCTACTCGGCTTGTTGTCTCACAAAGCTGTCCAGAGACTACTTTGTTTTGATTGTGGGCCGTGTCCTGGGGGGTCTGTCCACATCCCTACTCACCACCTCATTTGAAGCTTGGTACGTGCACCGACATGTAGACGTCCATGATTTTCCCAAGGAGTGGATTCCCAGCACCTTCACCAAAGCTGCTACCTGGAACCATGGGCTCGCTGTTGGAGCAGGGCTGGTGGCTAACTTGCTGGCTGAGTGGCTCCACCTTGGGCCAGTGGCTCCCTTTCTCCTGGCTGTCCCCTGCCTGGTGTGTTGTGGCTGGCTGGTGCTAACAGACTGGGGTAAGGAAGAGGCGGAAGGAGGTTCTGAAGGTGACAAACAGACACTTCTTCTTGGCACTCCAAACGGAGGTGTGACCCGTTTGTCTGCGAAGGCCCGGTTCTCACGCAGCTGCCATGAGGGGCTGCGCTGCCTGCTTTCAGACAGGAGAGTCATGCTCTTGGGTGGAGTGCAGGCTCTGTTTGAAAGTGTCCTCTACATTTTTGTGTTCCTGTGGACCCCAGTACTGGACCCACACGGACCTCCTCTAGGAATAGTTTTCTCTTGCCTAATGGCTGCCAGCATGGCTGGCTCCTTGCTGTACCGCCTAGCCACCTCCACTCGTTACCGTCTGCAGCCTGGCCACGTACTCTGCCTGGCTGTGCTGAtggctttcttctctctcttcatgctcACCTTTTCCACTGCCCCAGGCCAGCCAAGACCTAATGAatcctttctggccttcctgcTGCTTGAGCTGGCCTGTGGCCTGTACTTCCCAGCAGTCAGCTTTCTCCAGGGCAGGGTTATCCCAGAGGAGAAGCGGGCTGGTGTGCTGTCCTGGTTCCGGCTGCCTCTGCACCTGCTGGCCTGCTTAGGGCTTCTGGCCCTCCACGGAGAGGTATCAGgaacaggtggaggagaaggtggCAGCGGCACCAGACATATGTTTGGAGGTTGTGCCGTCATGATGCTGGCAGCTTTGATGTCTGTCGTTAGTCTGTTCACTTTGGGCAGAAACGACACAGACTTGAGACTGGAGGGAAccagaggggagggggagatgTACTGA
- the nr1d4a gene encoding nuclear receptor subfamily 1, group D, member 4a, with protein MDNSPGGGGGGVILYAGSSGSASPSPGSPSSGYQTQSPSSHSQPSSPEEVTFTEIGTLKQKAAGCTTPSSKLVFQFPEVYSAPSVAATPQHTYAHPIAGKRPCGFPGTFTKTGGMVLLCKVCGDIASGFHYGVHACEGCKGFFRRSIQQNINYKMCVKNENCLIMRMNRNRCQHCRFKKCLSVGMSRDAVRFGRIPKREKQRLLDEMQSYMNSLNESAAMDMDSSSARDAPPSPEDGNSKEAIGAISRAYRDIFTSGNSNSHERVAKRANITTNNNNTSPFSQDATFPQVSSHPTSTQNYQSCPVAPATLCPAAPNDNQPTFHNVDNNRYTYLVSTNQNQDQCNATTPQRGSSANYNTFRNAGSATNQPSCPWKLAPGAKVLACPLNACPVSGAERTSQEIWESFSQCFTPAVKEVVEFAKGIPGFQELSQQDQVMLLKSGTFQVLMVRFCTLFNAEERTVTFLNGQTYPLSTLRALGMGSLLDAMFEFSEKLGSLGLEPDEMALFMAVVLVSADRSGISDVWAVEQLQEGLIRALRSLITRRRPDDTALFPKLLLRLPDLRTLNNLHSDKLLAFRIDP; from the exons GGGGTGGAGGAGTCATCCTGTATGCAGGTTCCTCTGGCAGTGCCAGTCCCAGCCCTGGCAGCCCCTCCAGTGGGTACCAGACGCAGTCACCCTCTTCACACTCCCAGCCCTCATCTCCGGAGGAGGTTACCTTCACAGAGATTGGGACATTGAAACAGAAGGCAGCTGGGTGCACCACCCCATCCTCCAAACTGGTTTTCCAGTTCCCAGAGGTTTACAGTGCACCCTCAGTAGCAGCCACTCCACAACATACATATGCACACCCCATTGCAGGAAAGAGGCCATGCGGGTTCCCGGGAACTTTCACAA AGACAGGTGGAATGGTCCTGCTTTGCAAAGTCTGTGGGGACATCGCATCTGGTTTCCACTATGGAGTGCATGCATGTGAAGGCTGCAAG ggttttttCCGCCGCAGCATCCAGCAGAACATCAACTACAAGATGTGTGTGAAGAATGAGAACTGTCTGATCATGCGCATGAACCGCAACCGTTGCCAGCACTGCCGTTTCAAGAAATGCCTCTCTGTTGGCATGTCAAGAGATG CCGTGCGTTTTGGCCGCATCCCTAAGAGAGAGAAGCAGCGACTTCTGGATGAGATGCAGAGCTACATGAACAGCCTAAATGAGTCGGCTGCCATGGACATGGACTCATCGTCAGCGAGGGACGCTCCCCCCAGCCCAGAAGATGGCAACTCAAAAGAGGCAATTGGGGCCATCTCCAGAGCCTACCGTGATATCTTCACCAGCGGCAACAGCAACAGCCATGAGAGAGTGGCCAAGAGGGCTAACAtcaccaccaacaacaacaacacatctcCCTTTTCTCAGGATGCCACTTTTCCCCAAGTCTCATCTCACCCCACCTCTACCCAGAATTATCAGTCTTGCCCTGTTGCCCCTGCCACTCTATGCCCAGCTGCCCCTAATGACAACCAACCTACATTCCACAATGTGGACAACAATCGCTACACCTACCTAGTGTCAACAAATCAGAATCAAGACCAGTGTAATGCTACAACACCTCAAAGGGGCAGCTCTGCCAATTATAACACTTTTCGCAATGCAGGAAGTGCCACAAATCAGCCCTCCTGCCCATGGAAATTAGCTCCAGGAGCTAAAGTGCTG GCCTGTCCTCTCAATGCGTGCCCTGTATCAGGGGCAGAGCGTACAAGTCAGGAGATATGGGAATCCTTCTCTCAGTGTTTCACTCCTGCTGTAAAGGAGGTTGTAGAGTTTGCCAAGGGCATCCCAGGATTTCAAGAGCTTAGCCAACAAGACCAGGTCATGCTGCTCAAATCAGGCACCTTCCAG GTTCTGATGGTGAGATTCTGCACCTTGTTCAATGCTGAGGAGCGTACAGTGACTTTCCTCAATGGCCAAACTTACCCCCTGTCTACCCTGCGGGCTTTGGGCATGGGCTCCCTGCTGGACGCAATGTTTGAGTTCAGTGAGAAGTTGGGCTCCCTGGGGCTAGAGCCTGATGAAATGGCTCTCTTCATGGCTGTGGTGCTGGTCTCTGCAG ACCGTTCTGGTATCTCGGACGTGTGGGCCGTAGAACAGCTCCAGGAGGGTTTGATTCGCGCCCTACGGTCACTGATCACCCGACGCCGTCCAGATGACACTGCCCTCTTCCCGAAACTCCTCCTGCGCCTGCCAGACCTGCGCACCCTCAACAATCTGCACTCCGACAAACTATTGGCCTTTCGCATTGACCCTTGA